A stretch of the Streptomyces ortus genome encodes the following:
- a CDS encoding ATP-binding SpoIIE family protein phosphatase, translated as MGAVNAAAPTGEDIAWFRDGVSLAVTARGAASTLARRVGLSSHRSAEVALAVTEAATNIQRHADDGALLLRVVRAGDQAGVEFLTVDSGPGMTDVPAALADGTSSAGTLGIGLGAVSRLADQFDLHSVPGRGTVMAARFWPRTAGAPAVVTSPELSTVGGVTRPISGETACGDAWAVRTDDRDGAGDRPAILVMLCDGLGHGPLAARASQAAVRAFHETRDLSPAGALGAVHLALRGTRGGAVAVARIEPAAGRLLYCGIGNVSGFLVGDGARRALLSAPGIVGAHMRRLRTFEEPLPAHGALVMHSDGLTERWDHAALPGLLHHTPLVMAGQLLREAGGRRDDAGVVVIKGAW; from the coding sequence GTGGGTGCGGTGAACGCCGCGGCACCGACCGGCGAGGACATCGCCTGGTTCAGGGACGGCGTCTCCCTGGCGGTGACCGCCAGGGGAGCGGCCTCGACCCTGGCCAGGCGCGTCGGACTGAGCAGCCACCGGTCCGCCGAGGTCGCCCTCGCCGTCACCGAGGCGGCCACCAACATCCAGCGGCACGCCGACGACGGCGCGCTGCTGCTGCGCGTGGTGCGGGCCGGGGACCAGGCCGGAGTGGAGTTCCTGACCGTCGACTCGGGGCCCGGAATGACGGACGTTCCCGCCGCGCTCGCCGACGGAACGTCCAGTGCGGGCACGCTGGGTATCGGCCTGGGCGCGGTCTCGCGTCTCGCGGACCAGTTCGACCTGCACTCCGTGCCGGGCCGCGGCACGGTCATGGCCGCCCGGTTCTGGCCGCGCACCGCGGGCGCCCCGGCCGTCGTCACCTCCCCGGAGCTGTCCACCGTCGGCGGGGTGACCCGCCCCATCAGCGGCGAGACCGCGTGCGGTGACGCGTGGGCCGTCCGTACGGACGACCGCGACGGCGCCGGGGACCGCCCGGCGATCCTGGTCATGCTCTGCGACGGTCTGGGCCACGGCCCTCTCGCGGCGCGCGCGAGCCAGGCCGCGGTGAGGGCGTTCCACGAGACACGCGATCTCAGTCCCGCGGGCGCCCTCGGCGCGGTGCACCTCGCCCTGCGGGGGACCCGCGGTGGCGCGGTCGCCGTGGCCCGGATCGAGCCGGCCGCCGGCCGCCTGCTGTACTGCGGAATCGGCAACGTCAGCGGCTTCCTCGTGGGCGACGGTGCTCGCAGGGCCCTGCTGTCGGCACCCGGCATCGTCGGTGCGCACATGAGGCGGCTGCGGACCTTCGAGGAACCGCTCCCGGCCCACGGCGCTCTGGTGATGCACTCCGACGGGCTGACCGAACGCTGGGACCATGCGGCCCTGCCCGGCCTGCTGCACCACACGCCGCTCGTCATGGCCGGTCAGCTGCTGCGGGAGGCGGGAGGGCGGCGGGACGACGCCGGCGTCGTCGTGATCAAGGGGGCATGGTGA
- a CDS encoding sensor histidine kinase: MSVVSDPGPRDDVPRHDNSSAVGPARTVAPFALSSSQDVFGLRRTAQQVGAALSLERQDQVRLATALSELGRDRLGCGGLEVSFGLVPAGRPTTLLVTFVWEDGPPAAQETLDLAAKLVGIEYETGPAGGRIAVSQPLPPETGSAAQQHARLAEVLKATSRSTEADDLRAQTRDLIATLEETRAQREELRHLNEELEETNRGVLALYTELTQELETTNSGVLALHTELEDKRHQLQEASEAKTRFWTNISHELRTPVNSVVALSTLLLAPSSPALTVEQREQVELIGSAGHTLLSLVSDLLDVAKAEAGHLEIHPEPVDLRLLVAHLRGLILSGHGHERVTLVTPLAEEQPRLVTDETLLVRILRNLCANALKFTERGEVRLEIDVDPEPSSPGVLFTVTDTGIGIPPEELDRVFEVFYQVRGPHQSGGLGTGLGLPYARTLAELLGGTLTLTSTVGVGTKVEVRLPDLGHEYTQPAQNRKGGP, encoded by the coding sequence ATGAGCGTGGTGTCTGACCCGGGCCCCCGCGACGACGTTCCCCGCCACGACAACTCGTCCGCCGTCGGCCCGGCCCGCACGGTGGCGCCCTTCGCCCTGTCCTCGTCCCAGGACGTTTTCGGACTGCGGCGTACCGCGCAACAGGTGGGAGCGGCCCTGTCGCTGGAGCGGCAGGACCAGGTCCGGCTGGCGACCGCGCTGAGCGAACTGGGCCGGGACCGGCTCGGCTGTGGCGGGCTGGAGGTCTCCTTCGGTCTCGTGCCAGCGGGCCGGCCGACGACCCTGCTCGTCACGTTCGTATGGGAGGACGGACCACCCGCGGCGCAGGAGACGCTCGACCTGGCGGCGAAGCTCGTGGGGATCGAGTACGAGACCGGCCCGGCAGGCGGCCGCATCGCCGTGAGCCAGCCGCTCCCGCCGGAGACCGGCAGCGCGGCGCAGCAGCACGCCCGGCTGGCGGAGGTCCTCAAGGCCACTTCCCGCTCGACCGAGGCGGACGACCTCCGCGCCCAGACGCGCGACCTGATCGCCACCCTGGAGGAGACCCGCGCCCAGCGGGAGGAGCTGCGCCATCTCAACGAAGAGCTGGAGGAGACCAACCGGGGTGTCCTCGCGCTGTACACCGAGCTGACCCAGGAGCTGGAGACCACCAACAGCGGTGTTCTCGCGCTGCACACCGAACTGGAGGACAAGCGGCACCAGCTGCAGGAGGCCAGCGAGGCCAAGACCCGCTTCTGGACGAACATCAGCCACGAACTGCGCACCCCGGTCAACTCCGTGGTCGCCCTCTCCACGCTGCTGCTGGCCCCCAGTTCCCCCGCCCTCACCGTCGAGCAGCGGGAACAGGTCGAACTCATCGGCTCGGCCGGCCATACGCTGCTGTCCCTCGTGAGCGACCTGCTGGACGTGGCCAAGGCCGAGGCCGGCCACCTGGAGATCCATCCGGAACCAGTGGATCTGCGTCTGCTGGTCGCCCACCTCAGGGGCCTCATCCTGAGCGGCCATGGACACGAACGGGTGACTCTCGTCACGCCCCTTGCCGAGGAGCAGCCGCGCCTGGTGACGGACGAGACGCTGCTGGTCCGCATCCTGCGCAACCTCTGCGCCAACGCGCTGAAGTTCACCGAGCGCGGCGAGGTGCGTCTGGAGATCGACGTCGATCCCGAACCTTCGAGCCCCGGTGTGCTGTTCACCGTCACGGACACCGGGATCGGCATCCCGCCCGAGGAACTCGACCGGGTCTTCGAGGTCTTCTACCAGGTCCGCGGCCCCCACCAGAGCGGCGGGCTCGGCACCGGCCTCGGCCTGCCCTACGCCCGTACGCTCGCCGAACTGCTCGGTGGCACCCTGACCCTCACCAGTACGGTGGGCGTCGGCACCAAGGTGGAGGTCCGCCTCCCGGATCTCGGCCATGAGTACACGCAGCCAGCGCAGAACCGAAAGGGCGGGCCGTGA
- a CDS encoding fused response regulator/phosphatase, giving the protein MTDSAQERLPATVLVVDDNETNRYVLTSWLQRAGHSVIGVSTGEQGLDQLHNGPGALPDIAIIDVRLPDMSGFEVSERVKNSPLTAHLPIIQISAAAITPDDHAEGLRRGADAYLDQPIDPGELLATVSATLRYARARQRAEKLAHRLIALNQATLDVYSAVGFHSFASAATGGAAAVLDSPASAVFLSPQTQAVHSMTDDAQSTVRIHPAHPALLKQLAAHGLSQDTGVTIVRLPQGQWQAMLPDDHLCGDIALAVARTKRGRPPVCLAVPVTALRSADDEQLLQQLANAGALALEALRTYNEEHALGLALQRSFLPKELPTVPGVQLAFRYLPASEHAEIGGDFYEAVRTVNGLLLAIGDVVGHSVTAATVMGEVRHALRAYAVEGHAPHQILNRLETLLGQSQPGITVTLCLVLVEPDERRLHIANAGHLPPLLIDPEKGPRFHEPHGPLIGLGLPHPPPTVVEAPPGTRLLMVTDGLVEVRTSHLDATLAEFRETVADGPADLEEMCDLLLARFGQNKDDDIALITALFA; this is encoded by the coding sequence GTGACCGACAGCGCCCAGGAGCGTCTGCCCGCGACCGTCCTGGTGGTCGACGACAACGAGACGAACCGCTACGTCCTCACCAGCTGGCTGCAGCGCGCGGGACACTCCGTCATCGGCGTCAGCACGGGCGAGCAGGGCCTCGATCAGCTGCACAACGGGCCGGGCGCGCTTCCGGACATCGCGATCATCGACGTCCGGCTGCCCGACATGAGCGGGTTCGAGGTCAGCGAACGGGTCAAGAACAGCCCGCTGACCGCCCATCTGCCGATCATCCAGATCTCCGCCGCCGCCATCACCCCCGACGATCACGCGGAAGGGCTGAGGCGGGGAGCGGACGCCTATCTCGACCAACCCATCGACCCCGGCGAGCTCCTCGCCACCGTCTCCGCCACCCTGCGGTACGCCAGAGCCCGGCAGCGCGCCGAGAAGCTCGCGCACCGCCTCATAGCGCTGAACCAGGCGACGCTGGACGTCTACAGCGCCGTCGGCTTCCACTCCTTCGCGTCGGCGGCCACCGGCGGCGCGGCAGCGGTCCTGGACAGCCCGGCCAGCGCGGTGTTCCTCTCACCTCAGACGCAGGCCGTGCACAGCATGACCGACGACGCACAGTCCACCGTACGGATCCATCCCGCACACCCCGCCCTCCTGAAGCAGCTCGCGGCCCACGGCCTGAGCCAGGACACCGGCGTCACGATCGTCCGTCTCCCGCAGGGGCAGTGGCAGGCCATGCTGCCGGACGACCACCTCTGCGGGGACATCGCGCTCGCGGTGGCCCGCACCAAACGCGGTCGGCCCCCCGTCTGCCTGGCCGTACCGGTCACCGCCCTGCGCAGCGCCGACGACGAGCAGCTCCTGCAGCAACTCGCCAACGCCGGCGCACTCGCCCTCGAAGCCCTGCGGACCTACAACGAGGAACACGCCCTGGGCCTGGCCCTGCAACGCTCCTTCCTCCCCAAGGAACTGCCGACCGTCCCGGGCGTCCAGCTGGCCTTCCGCTACCTCCCCGCCTCCGAACACGCGGAGATCGGGGGAGACTTCTACGAAGCGGTGCGGACGGTCAACGGCCTGCTGCTCGCCATCGGAGACGTCGTCGGACACTCGGTGACGGCCGCGACCGTCATGGGCGAGGTACGCCACGCACTGCGCGCCTACGCCGTCGAAGGGCACGCTCCGCACCAGATTCTGAACCGGCTGGAGACGCTCCTCGGCCAGTCCCAGCCCGGCATCACCGTCACCCTGTGCCTCGTCCTGGTCGAGCCGGACGAACGCCGCCTGCACATCGCCAACGCGGGCCACCTCCCGCCGCTGTTGATCGACCCGGAGAAGGGGCCGCGGTTCCACGAACCCCACGGTCCGCTGATCGGCCTGGGTCTCCCGCATCCGCCGCCCACCGTGGTGGAGGCCCCGCCCGGCACCCGGCTGCTCATGGTGACGGACGGCCTCGTCGAGGTACGGACCTCCCATCTGGACGCCACCCTCGCCGAGTTCCGCGAGACCGTGGCCGACGGGCCGGCCGACCTGGAGGAGATGTGCGACCTGCTCCTCGCACGCTTCGGACAGAACAAGGACGACGACATCGCCCTGATCACCGCACTGTTCGCATAG
- a CDS encoding sensor histidine kinase, translating into MLGSAGSDLRLNTPVFAARWRALGVVSRDAVCTALLAPLVFAPVTAPIGAQFGDLPERSLGLPGVLVTAALWLPLVLRRSRPVGCLALIAGAFAVHELVGYPQTCASLGLYLALYSLGAHGDRVGGPRRVLAVAVAVVAFTLFAAGLHHRGSPQQVSDYVLMFLILVVCWAVGTAVRARQDGEAERRRLSVEAATARERARIARELHDVVTHHVTAMVVQADAAQFLLDDAPARVGTGLEAISDSGRRALRDLQHLLGVLKASAGTEGASSAPDRTPAPGGLSELVEQTRAAGQPVELAERGERQELAAAVELAAYRVVQEALTNALKHAPGHRTLVQVHYGRTDVEVEVTTEGAPATAPATEAATPPGQRRGPLGRGGGHGLIGLRERVSVFGGDLSAGDRPDGGFSVRARIPSAGHGETAAGGGEV; encoded by the coding sequence GTGCTCGGATCAGCGGGGTCGGACCTGAGGCTGAACACGCCCGTGTTCGCGGCCCGTTGGCGTGCGCTGGGCGTGGTGAGCCGGGACGCGGTGTGCACCGCACTGCTGGCCCCGCTGGTGTTCGCGCCGGTGACGGCCCCGATCGGCGCCCAGTTCGGCGACCTGCCGGAACGCTCCCTCGGACTGCCGGGGGTCCTGGTGACGGCCGCTCTCTGGCTGCCGCTGGTGCTGCGGCGCAGCCGGCCCGTCGGGTGCCTCGCGCTGATCGCGGGCGCGTTCGCGGTCCATGAACTCGTCGGCTATCCGCAGACCTGCGCGAGTCTGGGCCTCTACCTCGCGCTGTACAGCCTGGGAGCCCACGGGGACCGCGTCGGCGGCCCGCGCCGCGTTCTCGCGGTCGCCGTCGCGGTCGTGGCGTTCACGCTGTTCGCGGCCGGGCTGCACCACAGAGGGTCGCCCCAGCAGGTTTCCGACTACGTCCTGATGTTCCTGATCCTGGTGGTGTGCTGGGCCGTCGGCACAGCGGTACGGGCCCGTCAGGACGGTGAGGCGGAACGGCGCCGGCTCAGCGTCGAGGCGGCGACCGCACGCGAACGGGCCCGCATAGCAAGGGAGTTGCACGATGTGGTGACCCACCATGTGACCGCCATGGTGGTCCAGGCGGACGCCGCCCAGTTCCTGCTCGACGACGCACCCGCGCGGGTGGGGACCGGACTCGAAGCGATCAGCGACTCCGGGCGGCGGGCCCTGAGAGACCTGCAGCATCTGCTGGGCGTACTGAAGGCGTCCGCCGGCACCGAAGGCGCTTCGTCCGCACCGGACCGTACCCCGGCGCCGGGCGGGCTGAGCGAGCTGGTCGAGCAGACCAGGGCCGCCGGACAGCCGGTGGAACTGGCGGAGCGGGGCGAGCGGCAGGAACTGGCCGCCGCGGTGGAACTGGCCGCGTACCGCGTGGTGCAGGAGGCGCTGACCAACGCGCTCAAACACGCCCCGGGCCACCGGACGCTCGTCCAGGTGCACTACGGCCGCACGGACGTGGAGGTCGAGGTGACCACCGAGGGAGCGCCCGCCACCGCGCCCGCCACGGAGGCTGCCACCCCTCCCGGTCAGCGGCGCGGACCGCTGGGCCGTGGCGGCGGGCACGGCCTGATCGGGCTGCGCGAAAGGGTCAGTGTGTTCGGCGGTGACCTGTCCGCCGGCGACCGCCCGGACGGCGGCTTCAGCGTCCGCGCGCGCATACCGTCCGCCGGGCACGGCGAAACCGCGGCAGGCGGGGGAGAGGTATGA